A window from Leptospira wolffii serovar Khorat str. Khorat-H2 encodes these proteins:
- a CDS encoding tetratricopeptide repeat protein: MENLTPEDKLEAAKFFYKTGDLDRSEFLLKASLEDNDSHETYFFLGLIENQKHNWKKSLYYFYRSVEVNPEYGNPCNEIGILLLRMGRERESVFWLKKSLRCTLNDAPHISLFNLATLYKIWNRPERSLQYLHKAIVIKPDFEEAKRLREELNSAI; this comes from the coding sequence TTGGAAAACCTGACTCCTGAAGACAAACTCGAAGCTGCAAAATTTTTCTATAAGACCGGCGATCTGGATCGTTCTGAATTTCTGCTGAAAGCCTCCTTGGAAGATAACGATAGTCATGAGACCTATTTCTTCCTCGGATTGATCGAAAACCAAAAGCATAATTGGAAAAAAAGTCTGTACTATTTTTACAGATCCGTGGAAGTGAATCCGGAATACGGAAACCCTTGCAACGAGATCGGAATCCTTCTGCTTCGTATGGGAAGAGAAAGAGAATCCGTTTTCTGGCTTAAAAAATCCCTTCGCTGCACTTTGAACGACGCTCCCCATATCTCCCTCTTTAATCTGGCAACCTTATACAAGATCTGGAATCGTCCGGAAAGATCTCTGCAATATCTGCATAAGGCAATCGTGATCAAACCGGATTTCGAAGAAGCTAAGAGATTGAGAGAAGAATTGAATTCCGCTATCTAA
- the dxs gene encoding 1-deoxy-D-xylulose-5-phosphate synthase produces the protein MQQEYSILNGIRLPADLRKLPLEELPQLCSEIRNYIIDTLSGIGGHFASNLGVVELTVALHYVFETPADRLIWDVGHQTYPHKILTGRRERLSTVRKFKGLSGFPKREESIYDLYNTGHAGTSISQALGEAVARDLTGKDYKVVAIIGDASIATGMALEAMNHAGHLKKDLLVILNDNYMSISKNVGSISNYLNNIISSHFYRNWKRIFYTFLKWFPIVGPAMESFFKRVEKGFKDVFTPGGLFEDLGFSYIGPEDGHDVIRLVKMLRKLQNMKGPVLFHTITQKGKGYVPAEKDPIKYHGVTPFRKEDGAMDSGDASKISFSKIVGKVLSDLTEKNPRIAAVTPAMIEGSGLGEYVSKFPDHVYDVGIAEQHSVAFAGAMTNGDVIPYMCIYSTFLTRGMDQLVEDVSLMNLPVRFVIDRAGCVGPDGETHQGLFDLSYLLSLPNMDVFVPSSGQDLIDSLRYMESYDKSPIAIRFPKASVDLADLNFQSNPDLRPGSFRVLKRGTDIALLSIGSMLDEAKKAASFLEEDGYSVTLVDLVWLRPLGKESLDEELSQVRHFAILDESYLDGGASGYLLNRISPEYLSRFTKTFAFPSEIIHHGERKEIFQEYGLDAKSIAKSLSEIVKKEVLHGKRN, from the coding sequence ATGCAACAGGAATATTCGATATTAAACGGGATCCGCCTTCCGGCGGATCTTAGAAAATTGCCTCTTGAGGAACTGCCGCAACTCTGTTCCGAAATCAGAAATTACATTATCGATACTCTCTCAGGAATCGGAGGGCATTTCGCCAGTAATCTGGGCGTGGTGGAATTAACCGTTGCCCTCCATTACGTTTTTGAGACACCCGCCGATCGTTTGATTTGGGACGTGGGGCACCAAACCTATCCTCATAAGATTCTCACGGGAAGAAGAGAAAGACTCTCCACCGTTCGCAAATTCAAAGGTCTATCCGGATTTCCTAAAAGGGAAGAATCCATTTACGATTTGTACAACACGGGTCATGCCGGAACTTCCATATCCCAGGCCTTGGGAGAAGCAGTAGCTAGGGACCTGACCGGTAAGGATTATAAGGTGGTTGCGATCATTGGGGACGCATCCATCGCAACCGGAATGGCATTGGAAGCGATGAATCACGCGGGGCATCTTAAGAAAGATCTTCTAGTCATACTAAACGATAATTATATGTCCATCTCCAAAAACGTTGGGTCCATATCGAATTATCTGAATAATATCATCAGCTCCCATTTCTATCGGAATTGGAAGAGAATATTTTATACTTTTCTAAAATGGTTCCCGATCGTGGGTCCGGCTATGGAGAGCTTTTTCAAAAGGGTGGAGAAGGGCTTCAAGGACGTATTTACTCCCGGCGGACTTTTCGAGGATCTCGGTTTCAGTTATATAGGTCCTGAAGACGGGCACGATGTGATCCGTTTAGTGAAGATGCTTCGAAAATTGCAGAATATGAAAGGGCCGGTTCTCTTTCATACGATCACCCAGAAAGGTAAAGGATACGTTCCGGCGGAGAAGGATCCGATCAAATACCATGGAGTTACCCCTTTCCGTAAAGAGGACGGAGCCATGGATTCCGGAGACGCTTCCAAGATCTCATTCTCCAAAATCGTAGGAAAAGTCCTCTCGGATCTTACCGAGAAAAATCCTAGAATCGCCGCGGTGACTCCTGCAATGATAGAGGGTTCCGGTCTGGGAGAATATGTTTCCAAGTTCCCGGACCATGTTTACGACGTGGGGATAGCGGAGCAGCATTCCGTGGCTTTTGCGGGAGCGATGACCAACGGGGATGTGATTCCCTATATGTGTATTTATTCCACGTTCCTGACACGAGGTATGGACCAGCTCGTGGAGGATGTATCCTTAATGAATCTTCCGGTTCGGTTCGTAATCGATCGCGCCGGTTGCGTAGGCCCGGATGGGGAGACCCACCAGGGATTATTCGATCTTAGCTATCTTCTTTCCTTACCGAATATGGACGTTTTCGTTCCGTCTTCCGGCCAGGATCTAATCGATTCTCTTCGATACATGGAGTCTTACGATAAGTCCCCTATTGCGATCCGATTCCCCAAGGCTTCCGTGGATTTAGCCGACCTAAACTTCCAGTCCAATCCGGATCTAAGACCAGGAAGTTTTCGCGTATTAAAAAGAGGAACGGATATCGCTCTTCTATCCATCGGATCCATGTTGGACGAAGCCAAGAAAGCGGCTAGCTTCCTGGAAGAGGACGGATATTCCGTGACTCTCGTCGATTTGGTCTGGCTTAGACCTCTAGGGAAAGAGTCCCTGGACGAGGAACTGTCTCAGGTGCGGCATTTTGCGATTCTAGACGAAAGTTACCTGGATGGGGGAGCTTCCGGATACCTACTCAATCGGATTTCTCCGGAATACTTGAGCCGATTTACTAAGACTTTTGCCTTCCCTTCCGAGATAATCCACCACGGGGAAAGGAAGGAAATCTTCCAAGAATACGGACTAGACGCCAAAAGTATCGCGAAGTCCCTTTCGGAAATCGTCAAGAAGGAGGTCCTACACGGAAAACGGAATTAA
- the trpA gene encoding tryptophan synthase subunit alpha encodes MSAIRSVFSENKSAFIPYISLGDPSYDLCVDWADALIRGGADILELGIPFSDPVADGPVIQKAFKRALGNPFSMEKILETTEKIHSLHPHIPLVYLTYFNPIHHYGFERFAEKAKIAGIQGMIIPDLPYDTPETDDLFKSLRRRGVDLIHLVTPATAVSRMKGIRDFASGFIYYVTSYGVTGERKAVSDGLEDRIRLTKSIFSLPVSAGFGISSPDQASEISEYADGIIIGSAVQRIIEENGSDPSVCRKKLEEYALSISRSLRGNK; translated from the coding sequence TTGAGCGCCATTCGCAGCGTATTTTCAGAGAATAAAAGCGCTTTCATCCCGTATATCTCGTTAGGCGATCCGAGCTACGATCTTTGTGTGGATTGGGCGGATGCGTTGATACGCGGCGGTGCGGATATTTTGGAGTTGGGAATTCCCTTCTCCGATCCGGTCGCGGACGGTCCCGTTATTCAGAAGGCTTTCAAGCGGGCCTTGGGAAATCCTTTCTCTATGGAAAAGATTTTAGAAACGACCGAGAAAATCCATTCTCTTCATCCTCATATTCCTTTGGTGTATCTAACGTATTTCAACCCGATCCATCATTACGGTTTCGAGAGGTTCGCGGAGAAGGCCAAGATCGCAGGTATACAAGGTATGATCATACCGGATCTTCCTTACGATACCCCGGAAACGGACGATCTCTTTAAATCCTTGAGAAGAAGGGGTGTGGATCTTATCCATCTTGTGACTCCTGCCACCGCCGTTTCCCGTATGAAAGGAATCCGGGATTTCGCCTCCGGCTTCATTTACTATGTTACTTCTTACGGAGTGACCGGGGAAAGAAAGGCGGTTTCAGACGGATTGGAAGATAGGATCCGGTTGACCAAGAGCATTTTTTCTCTTCCGGTGAGCGCAGGCTTCGGGATCTCAAGCCCGGACCAAGCTTCCGAGATTTCGGAATATGCGGACGGAATCATCATCGGTTCCGCCGTCCAGAGAATCATAGAGGAAAACGGAAGCGATCCGAGCGTGTGTAGGAAGAAATTGGAAGAATATGCTCTTTCCATTTCTCGATCTCTCCGGGGAAACAAATAA
- a CDS encoding adenylate/guanylate cyclase domain-containing protein translates to MSESKTASKITLLDIVFGVTTLLGILGHLYFAFFPYAPYSDAMILLGALLLFSSSYFFYKTIVKFGKDRQAIGSLWLAVIIAFVWFDLYSYFDPARNVEEASISWRFYLRSNDNARKESENEEGRMIIKRVPYPKARNDINIIGITTESLEKLGGVWPISWEYYAKIINAFSESTNHLMFDIFLLDYKPGQTEAMAKALAGNPRVMFDYPMETSLESRGAIQNLDKRVQILQKFRLENVQDDSSGSWLRFPQPPIEPIAEKASGLGFANIKKDASGLNRKMPIVARIYESGKGDEATYYPSIDLIIACNYFGVDVKKDTEVVMGKYVKIKNIPQKTKSFFDRTTLKWVSEDIMAVPNEKREITIPIDDDGQMEINFPGGLFAYNNFEIFDVAETWDKETPKQTDNNIYLVAMYYATGRGTAKDTHLSPFGDMSGIEHHAHAINTILNQDFLWDMPLGGNFLIYLFMAFLIGLVLPRLKTSWGFLFIILIALVYSVASAVDFLVLNIVHLFPTVVFEQFSIFVAIIGYKILTEEENVKYIRTTFSKFVSKDVVDELLKNPENLNLGGSKKDITIFFSDIRGFTTMSEKMGPEELVQFLNQYLSEMTEIIIEFKGTIDKYMGDAIMAFWGAPVPLEDHAYYACAASIAQMRRLAVLKEEWKSRDLPVMDIGIGLNSGPAVVGNMGSSHRMDYTCMGDTINLGSRLEGSNKEYGTNIIISEYTYEKVKDRIIARELDLVKVKGKTKPVRIYELIDLVNEEDLKLLRRPLQAIEQS, encoded by the coding sequence ATGAGCGAGTCCAAAACCGCCTCGAAAATTACCTTACTGGATATTGTCTTCGGGGTTACCACCTTACTCGGGATCCTAGGTCATCTTTATTTCGCCTTCTTCCCCTACGCTCCGTATTCGGATGCGATGATTCTCTTAGGGGCATTGCTTTTATTCTCTTCTTCCTATTTCTTCTATAAAACCATCGTCAAGTTCGGTAAAGACAGGCAGGCCATTGGGAGTCTTTGGTTAGCCGTAATCATCGCCTTCGTTTGGTTCGATTTATATTCTTATTTCGATCCCGCAAGAAACGTGGAGGAAGCTTCGATCTCCTGGAGATTCTATCTGAGATCCAACGATAACGCTAGAAAGGAATCCGAGAACGAAGAAGGCCGGATGATCATCAAACGGGTTCCTTATCCGAAAGCGCGTAACGATATCAATATCATAGGAATTACCACGGAGTCCTTGGAAAAATTGGGCGGGGTCTGGCCTATTTCCTGGGAATATTATGCAAAAATAATTAATGCGTTTTCCGAATCGACGAACCATCTCATGTTCGACATTTTCTTGTTGGATTATAAGCCCGGACAGACCGAGGCCATGGCCAAGGCTTTAGCCGGCAACCCAAGGGTAATGTTCGACTATCCGATGGAGACCAGTTTGGAATCCAGAGGAGCCATTCAGAACCTGGACAAAAGGGTGCAGATTCTCCAGAAATTCCGTCTGGAAAACGTCCAGGACGATAGCTCCGGCTCCTGGCTCCGTTTCCCTCAGCCTCCGATAGAACCGATCGCGGAAAAAGCCTCCGGTCTGGGATTTGCAAATATCAAAAAAGACGCAAGTGGTCTGAACCGAAAAATGCCGATCGTAGCCAGAATCTACGAATCGGGAAAAGGGGACGAGGCCACTTATTATCCCTCCATCGACCTGATTATCGCCTGCAATTATTTCGGAGTCGACGTTAAGAAGGATACCGAAGTGGTGATGGGGAAATACGTTAAGATCAAGAATATTCCCCAAAAAACGAAATCATTCTTCGATCGTACCACTTTGAAATGGGTCTCCGAAGATATCATGGCCGTTCCGAACGAAAAAAGGGAGATCACGATCCCCATAGACGATGACGGACAGATGGAGATCAATTTTCCCGGCGGATTATTCGCGTATAATAATTTTGAAATCTTCGACGTTGCGGAGACCTGGGACAAGGAGACTCCGAAGCAGACGGACAATAATATCTATCTGGTGGCCATGTATTACGCTACAGGTAGAGGTACCGCAAAGGATACCCACTTGTCTCCTTTCGGAGATATGTCCGGGATCGAGCACCATGCTCATGCGATCAATACGATCCTAAATCAGGACTTCCTTTGGGATATGCCCTTGGGTGGAAATTTCCTGATTTATCTTTTCATGGCCTTCCTGATCGGTCTCGTTCTTCCTAGACTCAAGACTTCCTGGGGATTCCTATTCATCATTCTGATCGCATTGGTCTACTCCGTGGCTTCCGCGGTGGATTTCCTCGTTCTAAATATTGTGCATCTATTTCCGACGGTGGTCTTCGAGCAATTCTCTATCTTCGTTGCGATCATCGGTTATAAGATTCTGACCGAAGAAGAGAACGTAAAATATATCCGCACTACATTCTCCAAATTCGTTTCCAAAGACGTCGTGGACGAATTGCTAAAAAATCCGGAGAACCTGAATTTAGGCGGATCCAAGAAGGACATCACCATATTCTTCTCGGATATACGAGGCTTTACGACCATGTCCGAGAAAATGGGGCCGGAGGAACTGGTCCAATTCCTGAATCAATACCTATCGGAAATGACGGAGATTATCATCGAGTTCAAGGGAACGATTGATAAATACATGGGGGATGCGATCATGGCTTTCTGGGGGGCTCCGGTTCCTCTGGAAGACCACGCCTATTATGCCTGCGCGGCCTCCATCGCACAGATGAGAAGGCTCGCCGTCCTAAAAGAGGAGTGGAAAAGCAGAGATCTCCCCGTTATGGATATTGGAATCGGTCTCAATTCCGGACCCGCGGTAGTCGGAAATATGGGAAGTTCCCATAGGATGGACTATACTTGTATGGGAGACACCATTAACCTGGGCTCCCGCTTGGAAGGATCCAATAAGGAATACGGAACTAATATTATTATTTCGGAATATACTTACGAAAAGGTTAAGGATCGCATAATTGCCAGGGAGTTGGATTTGGTCAAGGTTAAGGGTAAAACCAAGCCGGTCCGGATCTACGAACTGATCGACTTAGTGAACGAAGAAGACCTAAAACTTCTGAGGAGACCTTTGCAAGCAATCGAGCAATCCTGA
- a CDS encoding DUF1353 domain-containing protein → MSKGFSGDPITKWTGERLMYLEEDFYYIDSNEKKWLAPKGSCINGATIPQELWSTIGSPYTGKYRRASIVHDVAVGENGNPSVTKEQRWKADRMFHEACLTDGCSIRLANLLYIGVSIGTFLSKSNNAKRNSFAGLEEEELKRNPKIKEIENLFWQVAKKSAKFIDGSDLDSIDSIIRKEV, encoded by the coding sequence ATGAGCAAAGGGTTTTCAGGAGATCCGATCACCAAATGGACAGGCGAACGCTTGATGTATCTTGAAGAGGATTTCTATTATATAGATAGCAACGAGAAAAAATGGCTCGCCCCTAAAGGAAGCTGTATAAATGGAGCAACGATTCCACAAGAGCTTTGGTCTACAATAGGTTCTCCCTATACCGGAAAATATAGACGGGCATCGATCGTGCATGACGTTGCGGTAGGAGAAAACGGAAATCCAAGCGTTACAAAAGAGCAGCGATGGAAAGCGGATAGAATGTTTCATGAAGCCTGTCTTACGGATGGTTGCTCGATTCGATTAGCCAACTTGCTATACATCGGAGTTTCTATCGGAACATTCCTGTCGAAATCCAACAACGCAAAAAGAAATTCATTCGCAGGGCTCGAGGAAGAGGAATTAAAGAGGAATCCGAAAATCAAAGAAATCGAAAACCTATTTTGGCAGGTTGCAAAGAAGAGTGCGAAATTCATCGACGGTTCGGATTTAGATTCCATCGATTCGATAATTCGAAAGGAAGTATAG
- the trpB gene encoding tryptophan synthase subunit beta: MAKERSFTEKEGYFGDFGGRYAPEILTEALIELEGTYEKLRKDKKFKKELEFYRRNYIGRPSPVTFAERLTQAWGGARIWLKREDLNHTGAHKINNTIGQALIAKAMGKRRIIAETGAGQHGVATATVGAMFQFETAIFMGEEDLRRQKLNAIRMEMLGAKVIGVSSGTATLKDATSEAMRDWALNVSNTHYIVGSVIGPHPFPTIVRDFQKVIGEESRKQFQKENDKLPDAVVACVGGGSNAMGMFYGFLKDKKVKLYGVEAGGRGSSPGEHSATMLFGKTGFLHGTKTLVIQDEGGQVVPAHSVSAGLDYPGVGPEHAYLHSSGRVKYETVSDEGALDAFMEVCRIEGIIPALETAHAFHFAKELAKDLGKKKDILICLSGRGDKDVAEVARLVGLSKGELL, translated from the coding sequence ATGGCTAAAGAGCGCAGCTTTACGGAAAAGGAAGGCTATTTCGGAGATTTCGGGGGGAGATACGCTCCCGAGATTTTAACCGAGGCCTTGATCGAACTGGAAGGGACTTACGAGAAACTTCGCAAAGACAAGAAGTTCAAGAAGGAACTGGAGTTTTACCGTAGGAATTATATCGGAAGACCTTCTCCTGTTACCTTCGCCGAAAGGCTGACCCAGGCTTGGGGCGGCGCTCGAATTTGGTTAAAAAGAGAAGACCTGAATCATACGGGCGCTCATAAAATCAATAATACTATCGGACAGGCTCTTATAGCCAAGGCCATGGGAAAACGCAGGATCATCGCGGAGACTGGAGCGGGGCAACACGGAGTCGCAACGGCTACTGTGGGGGCCATGTTCCAATTCGAGACCGCAATCTTCATGGGAGAAGAGGACCTTCGTCGCCAGAAGCTGAATGCGATCCGTATGGAGATGCTCGGGGCCAAGGTGATCGGGGTCTCTTCCGGGACCGCCACTCTCAAAGACGCAACCTCGGAGGCGATGAGAGATTGGGCATTAAACGTTTCTAATACGCATTATATCGTGGGGTCCGTGATCGGTCCCCATCCTTTCCCGACCATAGTTAGGGACTTCCAGAAAGTCATCGGAGAGGAGTCCAGAAAACAATTCCAAAAGGAAAACGACAAACTTCCCGACGCGGTCGTGGCTTGCGTAGGAGGAGGTTCGAACGCTATGGGAATGTTTTACGGTTTCTTAAAAGACAAAAAAGTGAAGTTATACGGAGTCGAGGCTGGAGGAAGAGGCTCTTCCCCGGGAGAACATTCCGCGACTATGCTTTTCGGAAAAACGGGATTCTTGCATGGAACCAAAACATTGGTGATCCAGGACGAGGGAGGACAGGTGGTTCCGGCTCATTCCGTTTCCGCCGGATTGGATTATCCGGGAGTGGGTCCCGAACATGCCTACCTCCATTCTTCCGGAAGAGTGAAATACGAAACCGTTTCGGACGAAGGCGCCTTGGACGCATTCATGGAAGTATGTAGAATAGAAGGTATCATCCCCGCATTGGAAACGGCTCATGCCTTCCATTTTGCCAAAGAATTAGCCAAGGACTTGGGAAAGAAAAAAGACATTCTAATCTGTCTTTCCGGAAGAGGGGACAAGGATGTCGCAGAGGTGGCTAGACTAGTCGGTCTCTCTAAAGGAGAATTACTTTGA
- a CDS encoding GNAT family N-acetyltransferase, whose translation MKNLDLHIRPARPEDAEAAVPLIYSSGPASWDFVFNEGRITSKEFLTRSFRGTRNTISHKNHFVAEKDGEIVGTIVIYTSSRFLLWNAGTAGNIFRTYGWRAPKVAIRGLTMEGMIQPPKSGRLYLGHIAVPVSWRKKGIGEALIRFAVSTFPEFSKISLDVSQENPGAKSLYEKVGFKIVESRKFSGPKGKVPDHYYMEADRSAFS comes from the coding sequence ATGAAGAATTTAGACCTGCATATCCGCCCAGCCAGACCCGAAGACGCCGAAGCGGCGGTTCCTTTGATTTATAGTTCCGGCCCTGCCTCCTGGGATTTCGTTTTTAACGAGGGTCGGATCACCTCTAAGGAATTTCTTACCCGCTCTTTTCGAGGGACTCGTAATACGATCAGTCATAAGAATCATTTCGTGGCGGAAAAAGACGGGGAAATCGTGGGAACTATCGTCATTTATACTTCTTCCCGATTTCTTCTATGGAACGCGGGAACCGCCGGAAATATCTTCCGAACGTACGGATGGAGAGCACCCAAAGTTGCGATTCGAGGATTGACTATGGAGGGAATGATCCAACCTCCGAAATCGGGACGTTTGTATTTAGGGCATATCGCGGTCCCAGTCTCCTGGAGGAAGAAAGGAATAGGAGAGGCATTGATACGGTTTGCGGTCTCCACGTTTCCCGAATTCTCCAAGATATCTCTGGACGTATCCCAGGAAAATCCGGGAGCCAAAAGCCTGTATGAAAAGGTCGGCTTTAAGATCGTAGAATCCAGAAAATTCTCAGGCCCGAAAGGAAAAGTACCGGATCATTATTATATGGAGGCGGACCGCTCCGCATTCTCTTGA